In one Campylobacter insulaenigrae NCTC 12927 genomic region, the following are encoded:
- the miaA gene encoding tRNA (adenosine(37)-N6)-dimethylallyltransferase MiaA has protein sequence MFFEFALIGTTASGKTDLANTLAKEFDACILSLDSLCVYKQINIASAKTDEKIINQLKYFGVNLINIDEHFNTALFFEEYKKAKQYAMQNNKILIITGGTSFYLKALMDGLSDNFKESQSLLNNNEIYTLMQQIDKYSTIEKNDTYRLKKWLGIYEQTKKIPSEVLKETRKDPLIKNLEIYDITWDKKTLEKRIIQRTQNMLKEGLIDEAKTLFQKFDKNLKALNCIGLKECKDFLDNKITLEKLEELIVIHTRQLAKRQRTFNKKFHKTDILFKDAYRVLREKLLNFSH, from the coding sequence ATGTTTTTTGAATTTGCACTCATAGGAACTACAGCCAGTGGTAAAACAGATCTTGCTAACACTCTTGCTAAAGAATTTGATGCATGCATTCTAAGCCTTGATAGTCTTTGTGTGTATAAGCAAATCAACATAGCATCAGCTAAAACTGATGAAAAAATTATAAATCAACTCAAATATTTTGGAGTTAACTTAATTAATATTGATGAACATTTTAACACAGCTTTATTTTTTGAAGAATATAAAAAAGCTAAACAATACGCTATGCAAAATAACAAAATTTTAATCATAACAGGAGGAACAAGTTTTTATCTTAAAGCTTTAATGGATGGTTTAAGTGATAATTTTAAAGAAAGTCAAAGTTTGCTTAACAACAATGAAATTTATACCTTAATGCAACAAATTGATAAATATTCAACGATAGAAAAAAATGATACTTATCGTTTAAAAAAATGGCTAGGAATTTATGAACAAACCAAAAAAATACCTAGTGAAGTTTTAAAAGAAACTCGTAAAGATCCTTTAATAAAAAATTTGGAAATCTATGATATTACTTGGGATAAAAAAACATTAGAAAAACGCATTATTCAACGTACACAGAATATGCTAAAAGAGGGTTTAATAGATGAAGCAAAAACACTTTTTCAAAAATTTGATAAAAATTTAAAAGCATTAAATTGTATAGGCTTGAAAGAATGCAAAGATTTTTTAGACAATAAAATTACCCTAGAAAAATTAGAAGAACTTATTGTTATACATACTAGACAACTTGCAAAAAGACAAAGAACATTTAATAAAAAATTTCATAAAACTGATATTTTATTTAAAGATGCTTATAGGGTATTAAGAGAAAAATTACTAAATTTTTCTCATTAA
- a CDS encoding 6-pyruvoyl trahydropterin synthase family protein: protein MIIRKLFEFENAHIVRFCSSKRCKTSIHGHSYKVEVLLESKYLDNAGMVYDFGLLKDGIRQIIDSFDHAITLFKNDDSKYLKDMKRHSKRWIILPVNVSAENFVRVFFILIDTLLQKTKMFNGEQGVKLQSIIVHETRTGYAQGFKEDAYSEFLPKINLEDIEFSEAIQDDWKDKNFYINLKDKNFVFINQKEV, encoded by the coding sequence ATGATTATTAGAAAATTATTTGAATTTGAAAATGCTCATATAGTAAGATTTTGTAGTTCTAAAAGATGTAAAACTAGCATACATGGTCATTCTTATAAAGTTGAAGTTTTATTAGAAAGCAAATATTTAGATAACGCTGGAATGGTATATGATTTTGGGTTATTAAAAGATGGAATCAGGCAAATTATAGATAGCTTTGACCATGCAATTACACTTTTTAAAAATGATGACAGTAAATATTTAAAAGATATGAAAAGACATTCTAAAAGATGGATAATTTTGCCTGTCAATGTAAGTGCTGAAAATTTTGTAAGAGTTTTTTTTATACTTATAGATACTTTACTTCAAAAAACTAAAATGTTTAATGGAGAGCAAGGTGTAAAATTACAAAGTATTATAGTGCATGAAACTAGGACAGGTTATGCACAAGGATTTAAAGAAGACGCCTATAGCGAATTTTTACCTAAGATAAATTTAGAAGATATAGAATTTTCAGAAGCTATACAAGATGATTGGAAAGATAAAAATTTTTATATCAATCTTAAAGATAAAAATTTTGTATTTATTAATCAAAAGGAGGTTTAA
- the rsmI gene encoding 16S rRNA (cytidine(1402)-2'-O)-methyltransferase translates to MLYFVPTPIGNLNDISFHSLEILQKCKLFLCEDTRVCKSLINLLNNRFNVAIKPLKILAFHTHNEKTFLNSIDKDFFEEDVVYMSDAGMPGISDPGQILIEYAIKNNIKYEVLSGSNAALLALVSSGLCLKEFIFMGFLANKGAQRKKDIEKLMLNPYPSIIYEAPTRIINLIEEISNIDSLREVFIIKEATKKFESKFKANACKVLENLKNMDLRGEWCVVIAPKIDQFHQNILCEEDILELDLPLKVKSKLLSKINAKSPKENYQKLLLS, encoded by the coding sequence ATGCTTTATTTTGTTCCTACTCCCATAGGAAATTTAAACGATATTTCATTCCATTCTTTAGAAATCTTACAAAAATGCAAGCTCTTTTTGTGTGAAGACACGAGAGTTTGTAAATCTTTGATTAATTTACTTAATAACAGATTTAATGTTGCTATAAAGCCACTTAAAATTTTAGCTTTTCATACTCATAATGAAAAAACTTTTTTAAATTCAATTGATAAAGATTTTTTTGAAGAAGATGTTGTTTATATGAGTGATGCAGGCATGCCAGGTATTAGTGATCCTGGACAGATTTTAATTGAATATGCTATAAAAAATAATATAAAATATGAAGTTTTATCAGGATCTAATGCAGCTTTGCTTGCTTTGGTTTCTAGTGGTCTTTGTTTAAAAGAATTTATTTTTATGGGGTTTTTGGCAAATAAGGGTGCTCAGAGAAAAAAAGATATAGAAAAATTGATGTTAAATCCTTACCCTAGTATAATCTATGAAGCTCCTACTAGAATAATTAATCTCATAGAAGAAATCAGCAATATAGATTCTCTTAGAGAAGTTTTTATAATAAAAGAAGCGACAAAAAAGTTTGAAAGTAAATTTAAAGCTAATGCGTGCAAAGTTTTAGAAAATCTTAAAAATATGGATTTAAGAGGTGAATGGTGTGTAGTAATTGCACCAAAAATAGACCAATTTCATCAAAATATTTTGTGTGAAGAAGATATTTTAGAGCTTGATTTGCCTCTTAAAGTTAAATCTAAACTGCTTTCAAAAATAAATGCAAAGTCACCAAAAGAAAATTATCAAAAACTGCTTTTAAGTTGA
- a CDS encoding tetratricopeptide repeat protein gives MLSISYIFSFEILINKGEDAKIPFSILHLKDDKNFTCKSSFESDKNFFECRIIGTSNIQFQNKEFDEFSIKFKKEQTYLDIIIIPKIPAKMRSYSQDIFDTKEIFNPNPNSAKHFVFVFTKDIKKDQVDDGLDFNIYFNDALMPFIGALDLNSNPIEGTKSADFNAYFSIKKEYEAKKYDQVLRDSINAIKRYQGSIFMNEFELYKLRAQNQLYTYTLDKDQQILGQMLDDAKNWTRTYVNDKNFTEVMYIMMRIYIGLSQRSNVEYTINLLTTEHKNDFYTIMAMLDYADYLYNLGKKNTAVDIYKEVYYSTSNADLASRAALFLAKDYLEQKNINDARDLTIKILESNPKFFMSDLSNSLILAKILDNNKIYDISSKIYEYIFLHLTKIEKDYERVLKDLAFSLFNNKEYDKAEEYLELYAEEFPMGEYLTLVKQTQDKNFLYLKDTNATYLHEKYEEIMHKYVGEISSQALFDNIKLYFQEKNYEKIITYKNDIEKYSNKEAKDILEKSAIEVLTQDLKNDECLKAIDIYDRFKEYNIGSKIYNKKQMLACFKRTLRIEEAKKYIAENEQDDVIYYKLQDADLTLKDKQYKQVVKIVESVLTTRSIISDDEKFEAYYIKFLAQLKLQDYNAMVETLQRLEQFPMNYRMVELYYEFLLFCEKNDFITNILTYAPKAIDYQNLKGVNLFSPDLEFMYIKALTQTNQKQKALGLFKDLLANPLKADERARAFYMQSNIYEDLNQTQNQKNSLQKCVDINSTSDWQNLCKEKISILNTP, from the coding sequence TTGCTAAGTATTAGCTATATATTTTCTTTTGAAATCCTTATAAATAAAGGTGAAGATGCTAAAATTCCTTTTAGCATCTTGCATTTAAAAGATGACAAAAATTTTACTTGTAAGAGCAGCTTTGAATCGGATAAAAATTTTTTTGAATGCAGAATTATTGGTACTAGTAATATACAATTTCAAAATAAAGAATTTGATGAATTTTCGATAAAATTTAAAAAAGAACAGACTTATTTAGATATTATAATCATTCCAAAAATTCCTGCAAAAATGCGTAGTTATTCTCAAGATATTTTTGATACTAAAGAAATTTTTAATCCAAATCCAAATTCAGCGAAACATTTTGTATTTGTTTTTACAAAAGATATAAAAAAAGATCAAGTTGATGATGGACTTGATTTTAATATTTATTTTAACGATGCCTTAATGCCGTTCATAGGTGCTTTGGATTTAAATTCAAATCCCATAGAAGGCACTAAAAGTGCAGATTTTAACGCTTATTTTAGCATTAAAAAAGAATATGAAGCTAAAAAATACGATCAAGTTTTAAGAGATAGTATTAATGCTATTAAAAGATATCAAGGTAGTATTTTTATGAATGAATTTGAGTTGTATAAACTTAGAGCGCAAAATCAACTTTATACCTATACTTTAGATAAAGATCAGCAAATTTTAGGACAAATGTTAGATGATGCTAAAAATTGGACAAGAACTTATGTAAATGACAAAAATTTTACCGAAGTTATGTATATTATGATGAGGATTTATATAGGTTTATCACAAAGATCGAATGTCGAATATACTATTAATCTTTTAACAACAGAACATAAGAATGATTTTTATACTATTATGGCTATGTTAGATTACGCAGATTATTTATATAATCTTGGTAAAAAAAATACAGCAGTGGACATTTATAAGGAAGTTTACTATTCAACTTCGAATGCAGATTTAGCAAGTAGAGCAGCATTGTTTTTAGCTAAAGATTATTTAGAGCAAAAGAATATTAATGATGCTAGAGATTTAACTATTAAAATTTTAGAATCTAATCCTAAATTTTTTATGAGTGATTTATCAAATTCTTTAATTTTGGCAAAAATTTTAGATAATAATAAAATTTATGATATCAGTTCGAAAATTTATGAATATATATTTTTGCATTTGACAAAAATTGAAAAAGATTATGAAAGAGTTTTAAAAGATTTAGCTTTCTCATTATTCAATAACAAAGAGTATGATAAAGCTGAAGAATATTTAGAACTTTATGCAGAAGAATTTCCAATGGGAGAATATCTAACACTTGTAAAGCAAACTCAAGATAAGAATTTTTTGTATTTAAAAGATACAAATGCAACATATTTGCATGAAAAGTATGAAGAAATTATGCATAAATATGTAGGTGAAATTTCAAGTCAGGCTTTATTTGATAATATAAAACTATATTTTCAAGAGAAAAATTATGAAAAAATTATTACTTATAAAAATGATATAGAAAAATATTCTAATAAAGAAGCAAAAGATATTTTAGAAAAATCAGCAATAGAAGTCTTAACTCAAGATTTAAAAAACGATGAATGTTTAAAAGCTATTGATATATATGATCGCTTTAAAGAATATAATATTGGAAGCAAAATTTATAATAAAAAACAAATGCTAGCATGTTTTAAAAGAACTTTACGTATCGAAGAAGCTAAAAAATATATTGCTGAAAATGAGCAAGATGATGTGATTTACTATAAACTTCAAGACGCAGATCTTACTTTGAAAGATAAGCAATATAAGCAAGTTGTTAAAATTGTCGAGAGTGTTTTAACTACTAGATCTATTATTAGTGATGATGAAAAATTTGAAGCATATTATATTAAATTTTTAGCTCAACTTAAGCTTCAAGATTATAATGCTATGGTGGAAACTTTGCAAAGATTAGAGCAATTTCCTATGAATTATCGCATGGTAGAACTTTATTATGAGTTTTTACTTTTTTGTGAAAAAAACGATTTTATTACTAATATCTTAACTTATGCACCAAAGGCTATAGATTACCAAAATTTAAAAGGCGTGAATCTTTTTTCGCCAGATTTAGAATTTATGTATATTAAAGCTTTGACTCAAACTAATCAAAAGCAAAAAGCATTAGGTTTGTTTAAAGATTTATTAGCAAATCCTCTAAAGGCTGATGAAAGAGCTAGAGCTTTTTATATGCAAAGTAATATTTACGAAGATTTAAATCAAACTCAAAATCAAAAAAATAGCTTGCAAAAATGTGTAGATATTAATTCTACTAGCGATTGGCAAAATTTATGCAAAGAAAAAATTAGTATTTTAAATACGCCTTAA
- the moaA gene encoding GTP 3',8-cyclase MoaA: MLIDSYGRVIDYLRISVTQRCNFRCLYCMPKTPFEWSAKENLLSFEELFMFVKVCIDEGVNKIRITGGEPLVRKDLHKFIAMISEYKQDIDLALTTNASLLKQQAQELKKAGLKRINISLDTLKEETAFKLAQKNILKEVLSGIEEALKVGFKIKFNTVALKDINDIEFIQLLEFAKERNCQIRFIEFMENYHAYGDLKGLKSKDILNILAKKYSFKACEKLPNAPASLYELDDGYRFGIIDPHSHDFCDTCNRIRLSAEGLLIPCLYYDEALSIKKSIKNKDIQGACEILKTVIKNKSEKNRWNHEDNKSSTRAFYQTGG, from the coding sequence ATGTTGATTGATAGCTATGGTAGAGTGATTGATTATTTGCGAATTTCTGTAACTCAAAGATGTAATTTTCGCTGCTTATACTGTATGCCAAAAACACCTTTTGAATGGAGTGCAAAAGAGAATTTACTCTCGTTTGAAGAATTATTTATGTTTGTTAAGGTGTGTATTGATGAAGGGGTTAATAAAATAAGAATTACTGGCGGAGAGCCTTTGGTTAGAAAAGATTTACATAAATTTATTGCTATGATTAGTGAATATAAACAAGATATTGATTTAGCTCTTACAACTAATGCATCTTTGCTTAAACAACAAGCGCAAGAATTAAAAAAAGCCGGATTGAAAAGAATTAACATATCATTAGATACTTTAAAGGAAGAAACTGCATTCAAATTAGCACAGAAAAACATACTTAAAGAGGTTTTAAGTGGCATAGAAGAAGCTTTAAAGGTTGGCTTTAAAATTAAATTTAATACAGTAGCATTAAAAGATATTAATGATATTGAATTTATTCAACTGTTGGAATTTGCTAAAGAAAGAAATTGTCAAATTCGATTTATAGAATTTATGGAAAACTATCATGCTTACGGCGATTTAAAAGGTTTAAAGTCTAAGGATATTTTAAATATCCTTGCAAAGAAATATTCTTTTAAAGCTTGTGAAAAGCTTCCTAATGCGCCAGCTTCTTTGTATGAGCTTGATGATGGTTATCGTTTTGGTATAATTGATCCACACAGTCATGATTTTTGTGATACTTGTAATCGTATAAGACTCTCAGCAGAAGGACTTTTGATACCTTGTTTGTATTATGATGAAGCTTTAAGTATTAAAAAATCTATAAAGAATAAAGATATTCAGGGTGCTTGTGAAATTTTAAAGACAGTAATTAAAAATAAATCAGAAAAAAATAGATGGAATCACGAAGACAATAAAAGCTCTACAAGAGCGTTTTATCAAACAGGTGGATAA
- the rpmE gene encoding 50S ribosomal protein L31 translates to MKKEIHPEYVECKVSCACGNSFTTRSNKAEIKVDICSNCHPFFTGSEKIVDAAGRVEKFKKKYAMQ, encoded by the coding sequence ATGAAAAAAGAAATTCATCCAGAATATGTAGAGTGTAAAGTAAGTTGTGCTTGTGGAAATTCTTTTACTACTAGATCTAATAAAGCAGAAATAAAAGTTGATATTTGCTCAAATTGTCATCCATTTTTTACAGGTAGTGAGAAAATTGTGGATGCTGCGGGACGTGTTGAAAAATTTAAGAAAAAATACGCAATGCAATAA
- a CDS encoding 7-carboxy-7-deazaguanine synthase QueE, whose translation MEIVETFLSIQGEGAYSGKLAIFVRFAGCNFNCIGFGVSKKKDDNILIGCDTIRAVFTKNFASTYKKYTAQELFNEVIFLKKDFNPIIVITGGEPLLYYKNEEFLKWIKLLLEQNFLLHFETNASIEIDFKKYPVYEKCYFSLGVKLSNSGVSKEKRINKKALQAFKKNAKGSFYKFVLDEDFIFNHQAQEEIREILTICENEVYCMPMGSNREEISKNALSVAEFCIKNGYNYSDRLHIRVWGDKEGV comes from the coding sequence GTGGAAATTGTTGAAACTTTTTTAAGTATTCAGGGCGAGGGTGCTTATAGTGGTAAACTTGCTATTTTTGTAAGATTTGCAGGATGTAATTTTAACTGCATTGGATTTGGAGTTAGTAAAAAAAAAGATGACAACATTCTTATAGGTTGTGATACTATTAGGGCTGTTTTTACGAAGAATTTTGCATCTACTTATAAAAAATATACTGCACAAGAGTTGTTTAATGAGGTTATTTTTTTAAAAAAAGATTTTAATCCTATCATAGTTATTACTGGTGGAGAGCCTTTACTTTATTATAAAAATGAAGAATTTCTTAAGTGGATTAAACTTTTATTGGAACAAAATTTTTTACTTCATTTTGAAACTAATGCTAGCATAGAAATTGATTTTAAGAAATATCCTGTATATGAAAAATGTTATTTTTCTTTAGGGGTAAAATTAAGTAATAGTGGAGTATCTAAAGAAAAAAGAATTAACAAAAAAGCATTACAAGCATTTAAAAAAAATGCCAAAGGTAGCTTTTATAAGTTTGTTTTGGATGAAGATTTTATATTTAATCATCAAGCACAAGAGGAAATAAGAGAAATTTTGACAATTTGTGAAAATGAAGTTTATTGTATGCCGATGGGATCTAATAGAGAAGAAATTTCTAAAAATGCCTTAAGTGTTGCTGAATTTTGTATAAAAAATGGATATAATTACTCTGATAGACTGCATATTAGGGTGTGGGGAGATAAAGAAGGCGTATGA
- a CDS encoding NADH-quinone oxidoreductase subunit N, translating to MSVFGIEKLNFVLLWPILSLFFWAVALLLLSIFTKLSRNFYTSVSVIALLGNLLLLGMFNGFKLSDADAFFGLFISDNYAIFAQIIIVVFSIFYLIMDMKEKKVEFFPLFLFMIACLILMVSSTNLIVIFLALEGSSLALYTLIALRRTHNAISSSIKYFTIAAIGAGFFAFACAFVYLNTKSLDLLDLVNSEHISNPILLSAGVMFLVIIGIKLSIAPFHFWLKDVYYGAHATFVAFISVVPKIAMIIVVLRIFSALGGGVKFEYIVALLAIFSMLIASIVALVQNDVKKMLAYSSVTHSSFILAAIISEINLNFQDGGILYLMAISALFLYWIVFAFANYGLFLALSLFKESSYESFAGLFNKRPMLSIIIALLILCIAGIPPFGVFWGKLLILASILTSGYYIIVFAIAISSMIMLYAYLKILIYIFFKKSDCFQGEQLYLRQKIILCFCLIGSLCTGIFAFVK from the coding sequence ATGAGTGTTTTTGGTATTGAAAAATTAAATTTTGTATTATTATGGCCAATACTATCTTTGTTTTTTTGGGCTGTTGCTTTACTTTTGTTAAGTATTTTTACAAAACTTTCTAGAAATTTTTATACAAGTGTTAGTGTAATAGCTCTTTTAGGGAATTTATTGCTTTTAGGTATGTTTAATGGATTTAAATTGAGTGATGCCGATGCTTTTTTTGGTTTATTCATAAGTGATAACTATGCTATATTTGCGCAGATAATCATAGTGGTTTTTTCCATTTTTTATCTTATCATGGATATGAAAGAAAAAAAAGTTGAGTTTTTCCCTTTATTTTTATTTATGATAGCTTGTTTGATTTTAATGGTTTCAAGCACAAATTTGATAGTAATTTTTTTAGCTTTAGAAGGCTCTTCTTTGGCACTTTATACATTAATAGCTTTAAGAAGAACACATAATGCAATTAGTTCAAGTATCAAATATTTTACTATTGCAGCTATTGGTGCAGGATTTTTTGCCTTTGCTTGTGCTTTTGTTTATTTAAATACTAAATCTTTGGATTTACTTGATTTAGTAAATTCAGAGCATATTTCTAACCCCATTTTGTTAAGCGCTGGAGTTATGTTTTTGGTTATAATAGGAATTAAACTATCTATAGCTCCTTTTCATTTTTGGTTAAAAGATGTATATTATGGTGCGCATGCCACTTTTGTGGCTTTTATATCTGTAGTGCCAAAGATAGCAATGATTATAGTTGTGTTAAGGATTTTTTCTGCCTTAGGTGGAGGGGTCAAATTTGAATACATAGTTGCACTGTTAGCAATATTTTCTATGCTGATTGCTAGTATTGTAGCTTTAGTTCAAAATGATGTTAAAAAAATGCTTGCATATAGTTCTGTGACACATTCATCTTTTATATTAGCGGCTATAATTTCAGAAATTAATCTAAATTTTCAAGATGGTGGTATTTTGTATTTAATGGCAATATCTGCATTGTTTTTGTATTGGATAGTTTTTGCATTTGCTAATTATGGTTTATTTTTAGCATTGAGTTTGTTTAAAGAAAGTTCTTATGAAAGTTTTGCAGGATTATTTAATAAAAGACCTATGTTGTCAATTATTATCGCTTTGTTGATTTTGTGTATCGCAGGTATTCCACCTTTTGGAGTATTTTGGGGTAAATTATTAATTTTAGCTTCCATTTTAACTTCTGGCTATTATATTATCGTATTTGCGATAGCTATTAGTTCTATGATTATGCTCTATGCTTATTTAAAAATTTTGATTTATATATTTTTCAAAAAATCTGATTGTTTTCAAGGCGAGCAGTTATATTTAAGACAAAAAATAATTTTATGTTTTTGTCTTATAGGAAGCTTATGTACGGGTATTTTTGCTTTTGTAAAATAA
- a CDS encoding 16S rRNA (uracil(1498)-N(3))-methyltransferase — protein MRFLYHIQSGEEYLKIENETFSHLKARRLKEEDEVAFKNFKDKFTYIYKCVQLEKKFFLFVLKEKKIEQIQQNSKLHLALAVIDPKVIEKTLPFLNELGVEKLSLVYMQYSQRNFRLDEKRMEKILIESSQQCGRNSLLKLEIYKNFEQFQSKYKNIVLIDFEGENLLNFNPLECVFLVGAEGGFSQLERTKCFQKAKLNTPFVLKAQTAIIALASKFII, from the coding sequence ATGAGATTTTTATATCATATTCAAAGTGGTGAGGAGTATTTAAAAATAGAAAATGAAACATTTTCACATTTAAAGGCAAGGCGTTTAAAAGAAGAAGATGAAGTTGCTTTTAAAAATTTCAAAGATAAATTTACTTACATATATAAATGTGTGCAGTTAGAAAAAAAATTTTTCTTATTTGTATTAAAAGAAAAAAAAATAGAACAAATACAACAAAACTCAAAACTCCATTTAGCTTTAGCGGTGATTGATCCAAAGGTTATAGAAAAAACCTTACCTTTTTTAAATGAATTAGGGGTTGAAAAACTTTCATTGGTTTATATGCAATATTCCCAGAGAAATTTTAGATTAGATGAAAAGAGAATGGAGAAGATTCTTATTGAATCATCTCAGCAATGCGGTAGAAATTCTTTGTTGAAACTGGAAATATATAAAAACTTTGAACAATTTCAGTCAAAATACAAAAATATAGTTTTAATTGATTTTGAAGGAGAAAATTTATTAAATTTTAACCCTTTGGAATGTGTTTTTTTAGTTGGAGCTGAGGGCGGATTTTCTCAGCTAGAAAGAACTAAATGTTTTCAAAAAGCTAAATTAAATACTCCTTTTGTGTTAAAAGCACAAACTGCTATTATAGCTCTAGCGTCAAAATTTATAATTTAA
- the mqnP gene encoding menaquinone biosynthesis prenyltransferase MqnP produces the protein MDLYKNKIKDILDLIVFKHSIFALPFLFVSMFVASVMLNNSTWIGFKALFLGIICAVSARNFAMAVNRLMDEDIDRNNPRCANRPSVDGRIGKSSILLFIILNAIIFVLSSYFINKLAFALSLPVLFILAIYSAFKRFSSLAHLVLGFCLGLAPIAGSVIILGKIEIYSVILCLGVTFWTAGFDLLYALQDMDYDKKVGLHSIPAKFGSEATLFLSAFCHVLAVLFWFLFVWVAPTGNIAFAGVIVSALILFLEHKIVRKNFSKIDKAFFTLNGYLSIIFFIFIWVDLLWN, from the coding sequence ATGGATTTATATAAAAACAAAATAAAAGATATCTTAGATTTAATTGTTTTTAAGCATTCTATTTTTGCTTTACCTTTTTTATTTGTATCGATGTTTGTGGCTTCTGTAATGTTAAATAATAGCACTTGGATAGGTTTTAAGGCCTTGTTTTTAGGAATTATTTGTGCGGTAAGTGCTAGAAATTTTGCAATGGCTGTTAATCGTTTAATGGATGAAGATATTGATAGAAACAATCCACGATGTGCTAATAGACCTAGTGTGGATGGGCGTATAGGTAAAAGCAGTATTTTGCTTTTTATTATTTTAAATGCTATTATTTTTGTATTATCGAGTTATTTTATTAACAAATTAGCTTTTGCTTTGTCTTTGCCTGTTTTGTTTATACTTGCAATTTATTCAGCATTTAAGAGATTTTCTTCTTTAGCACATTTAGTGCTTGGATTTTGTTTAGGATTAGCTCCTATTGCAGGGAGCGTGATTATACTTGGAAAAATTGAAATTTATAGCGTTATTTTGTGTTTGGGGGTCACATTTTGGACCGCTGGATTTGATTTGCTTTATGCTTTGCAAGACATGGATTATGATAAAAAAGTAGGTTTACATTCTATTCCTGCAAAATTTGGATCTGAGGCTACATTGTTTCTTTCAGCATTTTGTCATGTTTTAGCAGTACTTTTTTGGTTTTTATTTGTATGGGTAGCTCCAACTGGGAATATAGCTTTTGCAGGAGTAATCGTTAGTGCTTTAATTTTATTTTTAGAACATAAAATAGTTAGAAAAAATTTTTCCAAAATAGATAAAGCATTTTTTACGTTAAATGGCTATTTAAGCATAATATTTTTTATTTTTATTTGGGTTGATCTTTTATGGAATTAA